The genomic interval ATGTGCTTCAGCACTTGGTGGCCACACTCTGTGAGTCTACCTGATCTACAGCTTTATGGTTGACATGTTGTTGCTTCTAAATGCTGCCATATCACAATAATAGTGCTTACCATTGACTGAGACAGATCTAttagggcagaaatttcacaaaatgcTTTGTGGAAAGGAAGGCATCCACCTTGACAGTACGTTGTTGAAAGTCACTGAGTTCTTCAGTTCAACCTTTTCTGCTGCCACTGTTTGTCTCTGGCGATTGCAtagctatgtgcttgattttatacaccttttGTCAATGGGTATaacaaacacctgaactcaataattagagGTGGTGTCCgcatattttttgccatataaTGTATTTGTATCAGGaatacagacaataaaaacaaaatctatcaaccagtcaatcaatcagtcaccATTTTTGAATCCTCTGAGAACATTGAgagtgaccctcatttacaatattATCGAGTTAATAAAGTGAAAAGGGATTGATAATgaacatatcaaatattaaaaataaatttagaaAAACATTGGAAAAACATTGGCTGGTaagtataaaaaaattaaacaataataaaatatgtttaaaaactgtagtaaatgtaaaacaataattaaagtTTCACTAAAATGCTAAAAATTAACTAACTTTTAACTAAAATTTAAAAttactgaaataataaaataattataattaaagcaagaataataataataaataaacaaacaataataaaataaaatagctaaaacaatgaaaataagaCAATAATAGTAAAAATCAGGTAAAGCAGTTGTAggcagagtggaggtggttagaaactagaagtttaaaatgactgattgACACCAGCGAGTCGAgctttagtgtttcctgtagtacCAGCTCACTTGTGCACTGTGACTGAAGACAGATTTTCCCAGTTTAGTAAAAACTTTCAGTACCTGGCATGTGACCCACCTGCTGGAGTGAATCTGATAATTACCATTATTTATAGATGTCAGTGAAGTAATATATGCTGGCATATGGCCAGAgagtgttttataaataaaaataaaccaatgTGTTTCCTGCCATGCTGCTAGTGAGAGCCAACCAACAGTTTGCAGTGATGAGTGTTATACaaatctttttttgtattttacatttgCAACATACTTTATTGAATtatcataataaattataataaagtcTAACATTCCAAAATGTTTGCAGTTCACCTTCAGATTGAGGCAGTGCATTTTATATCCCTTGTAcattaaatgtgtacatttgagTAGAATTAGTTTGAACTGTTTTGTTACTGGTATGGTGTATGACAGCATCGTCCATTTAttagctgttttgtctgaattaaatgagacaaaatatgaaaaactgtCAGCCTGATGCATATGTATCAGGCATTTTGGACACATGTACTTTTATTACCTTCTCACTGTTTAGGTGGCAAAATCCACTACCTCTcctgtgcttttaaatgttaaaatgtttaacatttaaacttttaaaatgttaaattctctaaaaacagcaaaattgcATTCTAGCAAGAGCAGATTTGATGAGGGATGCTGTTATCCATATTGCTCTATACATTATAATCTGCATCTGAGGTCTAAGGTACTTACTTTAATAGTAGAGTTTAGATGATTGCAGGCTACGTTGTAAttggtacaaccccaattccaactAAGTTAGGATGTTGtgtaaaccataaataaaaacagaatacgatgattttcaaatccttttcaacctatattcaattgaatacactaaaaagacaagatatttaatgttaaaacggataaactttattgttttttgcaaatattcactcattttgaatttgatgcctgcaacacgttccaaagaagttgggacaggagtaacaaaagactgggaaagttgaggaatgcttcaaaaaacatctgtttggaacattccacagctgagcaggttaattggaaacagttgagtatcatgattgggtataaatgagcatccctgaaaggctcagtcgttcacaagcaaggatggggtgaggttcaccactttgtgaacacctgcatgagcaaatagtccaacagtttaagaacaaggtttctcaacatgcaattgcaaggaatttatggatttcatcatcacagtccataatatcaaaagattcagagaatctggagaaatctctacaagtaagcggcaaggcagaaaaccaacactgaatgcctgtgacctttgatccctcaggcagcgctgcattaaaaaccgacatcattctgtaacggatattaccacatgggctcaggaacacttcagaaaaccactgtcagtgaacgcaGTTTGTTGCTCCacctacaagtgcaagttaaaactctgccatgcaaagcgaaagccatatatcaacaacacccagaaacgccacaggcttctctgggcccgagctcatctgagatggactgacgcaaagtggaaaagtgtcctgtggtctgacgagtcaacatttcatattgcttttggaaatcatggacatccgGGCCAAATAGGAAAgaactgtccggattgttatcagcgcaaagttcaaaagtcagcatctctgatggtatgggggtgtgttagtgcccattgaaaatgtttggcacattatgaagtgcaaaatatgacaacggagacccaggactgttgagcaactgaaattgtacatcaagcaagaatgtgaaaaaatttcacctacaaagcttcaacagttaGTGTCCTCaattcccaaatgcttattgagcgTTATTAAAAGGAAacgtgatgtaacacagtggtaaacatgctcctgtcccaacttctttggaacgtgttgcaggcatcaaattcaaaatgagtgaatattttcaaaaaacaataaagttcatcCGTTTGAAGATtaatgtcttgtctttgtagtgtattcaattgaatataggttgaaaagtatttgcaaatcatcgtattctgttttaatttatgttttacacaacgtcccaacttcattggaattggggttgtaaatccAGGATTCAGGACTGGAACTTCATACAATAATgaggaaaatgtattttttttaaaagtatgatATACTGTGTCCTTTCAGTTTATTTAGACTACATAGTGTACATTaagtattttcatatttttgcaaAGCAGCAAAGCAATATGCACTACTTTGCCTGTACACCAAATAGCAAATGTATACTAAACATCATTTCTGGCTATGTGTTCACATCATCAGTAATGAGTAGGTCAATGATAGTCTCTTATTACATCACCTATAACTGCTAGTTCTGTGTAATGTCCCCTTCCTTTCCCTCTTGTCTGTAAAAGGATGTTTGTCGCAGCTCAACAGCATCTGTACTCTATTTGGCATGCTCTAGGAAGGAGGAGTCCTCTTTGATATTGGGGACTATTTTGGTCATTAACCAACCCCCTCCCCGAGCTCTGCTCAAGTTAGCTTCTGCGTGCGCAAGTGACGATGACACAGCAATGCCGAGCCATGCTAAGCATGTCCCCCTCCCAAACCCCCCCAAACAAGCACAGATACTCCCACAGGTTCACCCTCTTTCCTAACTAGAGAATGAGCAACTGCCTAAACTTGTTGCCACCCCCAGAACTTATCAGTTGGactgcacacacatacaaaaaacatTGCAGGGCAGTAGTTATATTTAACTGCAGACACCCTGCGTCCTTCCCAGACCCTTAGCCAGGCAGGTTTCTAAGGACCCTTATTTGGCTACTTTGGATTGCTAACCAGAAATAGAGATCCAAGGTGGATCCAAGGTATCTGTGGAAGGAGAAGACTAATTAACAGGCAGCTACTCATGGACAACTTAATACTCCATACACAGATATGAATAAGAAGGTCTTAGTTAGGAATGGTGTGAatttctatttcattttttaaattcttttcaaaatgcagctgtAGTGCAAAATATGAAATTGCATGCAAGACAAGACCTGAAATATCATCCCAAGTGATTAATACTATTTGCAACACTCGTTACAGCTCCGGGTTGAAATATTTTTCTTGTACTTGTTGAAGACGTGTGCAGCTCCAGTCACTGAGAGATGCAACCCTGTTTAGTGCTTTCTTTCCTTGAGTATGTGtgattcagctcatgaaggTTATGATAATTAGCCAATTAGGGCCATTACCCCACAAGACTGGGATTTGATACCCCTGCCAGTTGGGGCCCCTGTgtcatatagaacccttttataGAAGTTCTATAACTGTAGACTCGATGCGTCTTAGGCCCTGGGTTCTCAAAGCCAGGAGTGCCCATCCTGTTCTAGGGATATCCAACCCTAAATGAACATATATAGAGCTAATTGAGGTCTtcaaaaacacagacagcagtgaAAAATTTTTTGAACTTTGTGGAATTATCTGGATTTCTGCATGATTAgttcaatataaataaataaatatattaaggTTGTCTTACAGAACAACACCAAAAAAATGTCAAGTCAGATGTTTTAATCAGTCCAGAAGTGAGATGACCTACATTaccataatattaaaaataacacCAATAAAACAAATGGCTTTAGAAGTTTGTTCAAATGCAAATCAAAAGAGAGGaattaatgagaaatattactaAAGCTCCTCAGACTGTGCAGCAAAAGGTTTTAAAGGCTTAGGGTGTATTCAGGCAGTTGGCTTAAAAATGCAAGATGATCAGCATTCACATTGAGGATAGCAGTCATTCAGCCAGTATTTAATGCTAGCATGAATAACGTGAATGGTAATGTTGGTTTTTGCGTGCATTCTTTAATTATTATGCTGGTGTGGTTCTTcagtcattgtttttatttattttattattttgatttttttaatatccTTGCACAAATCTTTGTTTGTTGATATGGTTCAAATGAATGTTCCACCATTTGGTCTTCAGGCAGGTTTTGTGAAGATAAGGAGGATATCAGTGGGGAATGGGGTGAAAAGCCCAAGAAAGTGGAGCAACTCTTCCCTCACCTTCCTTTTACTTCGGTTCAGACGTGGCAGAGATCCTGGGACGTCTCTGCGCTCCAGAAGTCTGGAAACCGTTAACTGCCCCCTGGGCCTAGGCAAAGATACCCGCTGTGTTCAATACCCTGAGGATGATGAAACTAGGCCCTTGCTGAAAGTTCTGCACTGAGCTATCCTAACCTTCTGTGTCCTATTCTACTCCCATTAACATATGTAGATCTTGTGTAGAGAAGAGCTTATCATCATTACCTTGGAGCATGTTTTATGGACTTCATTACCAGGACTTCAACGATTAGGTTTTATCAGATCGGGAGAAGGCCAGTGTTTACTTGGAGGGTCTCATCAGTGACATCTGTTACGTGCACTGGTTTTATCATGACAcgatacatttttattcattttttctctcttgctctgcagATAAGTATTCCCTTTGGTCTGGTAGGGCAATATAATGGAATATACAATGTTTTATAAAAGAGATTGCTGTCTTTTGCAAGAATGCACTGTTCTTCTGTTCTGATGTTTTCGGTGCACAACATGTATAAGAGAAGTTATGTTGCTGTAAAAACCTGGAATGtcaaaatacagtatatataaacaaacattatcttctcatatacatatatcataATGAAGGAAGTTTAAAATGTAGATTGAAAAGTCACTAATACACAGAGTATTATCTTCCACAGCATATTTACATGCTGTTGTCCTGTTTGAAAATGTTCATTGGATTGACTTATACAAAGTGTTGTTAAACTAGTGTCTCATCTTCAAATGTAATAGATATAAATGTGCAGTCAACTACAGTGTTTTGGAAAATGTATGTTGAGTGCTACATTCTACTTATTCTTGGACCCTCACTTCAAACCTATCCAAAATTTTCATACATTTGACACATGACCATCATTTATTGATAAGATCCTATTATAAATTGATGTTATTTAACATATATAACAGTAAAAGTATCGAGGCTAAACAAATGACCCTTACACTGCGCTTTCTATagcttttgtttattaaaagccTTGAACCATTGATTTCTCTCATCACATAAACAagctaaagtaaaaaaaatcatcttgTTTATGTTAAACATTACAGATCTTTTCTGGGGAACAGACTAAGAATTTGAATTGGGCATTAGTAACAGAAGGCATGTTTATTGCACTGGTGGCAGAAGCTcttaatttaaatgaatattttacttAACCTAGGTTTGCTTCTGATTCATTTCCCAACGAGTTTGACTTAAGACATTAATAAAAATGCTAAGTTCCTTCTTACGGTGCTGATAAACAGAGGCAAAGATAGAAAGCTTAGTTCAGCAATGATATTCAAATAAATACTAGTATATcacatgtacactatattgccaaaagcatttgcttgtctgccttcacacacataggAACTTggatgacatcccattcttaatccatagggtttaatatgatgtcagcccaccctgtgcagctataacagctttgactcttcttggaaggctttccgcaaggtttaggagtatgtttatgggaatttttgaccattcttccaggaGCACATTTGatgtcagacactgacgttggacgagaaggcctggctcgcagtctctgctctaattcatcccaaaggtgttctatcgggttcaggtcaggactctgtgcaggccagtcaagttcttccacaccaaactcgctcatccatgtctttatggaccttgctttgtgcactggtgggcagtcaggTTGGAAcagtccccaaactgttcccacaaagttgggagcatgaaattttccaaaatctcttggtctgctgaagcattaagagttccttttactgggactaaggggccaagcccaactcctgaaaaacaaccccacaccataatcccccctccaccaaactttacacttggcacaatgcagtcagacaagtaccgttttcctggcaactgccaaacccatactcgtccatcagattgccagacagagaagcgtgattcatcactccagagaatatgCCTCCACTGATCTAAAGTCCAGTGGtgacgctttacaccactgcattcaacactttgcattgcacttggtgatgtaaggcttggatacagctgttcagccatggaaacccattccatgaagctctcttcactgttcttgagctaatctgaaggccacatgaagtttagaggtctgtagcgattgactctgcagaaagttggcgacctctccacactatgcgcctcagcatccactgaccccactctgtcattttacagttgctgtcgttcccaatcgcttccactttataataccactgtcatttgactgtggaatatttagtagtgaggaaatttcatgactagaAGCAATCTGCATGCGTAGGTGTTTACTTTTATacagctgtggccatggaagtgattggaacacctgaattcaatgatttggatgggtgactgaatacatttggcaatatagtgtatatccaAGAAGGAAAGTTTACATTAGAAGGTGAaaacattcttttatttttgatgtaagttaatgtaaaaagatttattccaagcagttttgcagcatttctattgataattagaattttcacacaatgtgaagggcagccgctgtgttcaaatgatgtagaaaataaaacactgaaaaaatgtatatatatgtacaatatgtacatgtatatttAATGCTTCTAAAGACTTACATGCAATTAAGGAGCTAAGAGAGACCAAGCAAGCTTCTCTGCTTCCCAGATTGAGACTATTTCTTGGTATCAGCACATCATAAAACTAAGGGACAAATGCTGTTCAGAACTAGGAGTTGATAATATTGTCTATAGATCTCAGAATAGCAGTATGTATCCAAGTACAAGCAGCACACATATGGAGCTAAAagtcttttctgtaaatttattattataccATGATGCAATATACAAAGATATTAGCATCATGTTGCTCATATTAAAAATCTGTTATAACAATAAGTAACAAAAATGACTAGCATCACATATGTACACAGTGTggtaaaactataaaaagttttattaatacattaaataagCACATTTTAATTGCATGTACATAACAGATGCCTGAGGCCTAGAAGCAATAAATTAATCCAAGTACACTGAGTAAAAACAACAgataaattttttttatcttcacaACTATTAGTCACACCCTTTAAAAATCACCATTTAAAATAGCTGTTGTGCTAAAATACTCTGGAAAGATCTAGAAATTTTCTCTGTGAAAGAAAAGAGTTTAAGAAGACTACATCACCACATCGGTCTGCAGTAGTAATGCAGGATCCAATTAACGCTAGTCTGCTGTTACTGTTACACATTCACAAATACTAACTCGCAAATCTCAAATATAGGCAACCATCCAAGCACTCAAGTCTTTTGTAAACACCCTTCTAACCAGCTTTCTTAACTCTTTACACAGACAGCGAGGTATACATCATCCTTGTACTTCAGTGGCTCAGGAGCAATATTATGgcttcattatcatcatcaccataGAAAATTACTactatacaaaaaatatatgcaGTATATAAACTGTCATCTAGGACAGAGTACAattatttgacattttgacTTTCAGTTTAGCATTTACATTTGTATGCGAAAGTTTTGGCGCCgcaggtcaaattacattttgttgattttctcagtaaaaatgagttaacacatccaccacaaagaaaacacttctgcacattttaatgtacagttactgattacttgctgaatttaagatattgacaaaacaaaacataaaatgtggtctgtgtaACAGATATGGTATGTTTTTCTTCCattatattaaactcagcaaataaatattaataaataaatgcattaaatgtcACATGTAAGTGTGTTCTCTCTATAGGAGTTCCCAAAATGTCATTTGTCTGGTTTATTCAAAACTTTGCTTACAACTAGATCACTTTTGAACCTGATTGTTTACCTAGAAACCTATAGAACCACATTGTTAAATGAGCTTTTCAAGTTTCATAGTCATGTTCTTTGAGCTACCTTAAATATTTCATCAGAGTTGCCATTCTTTGGCCAGATTTGAAAGCAACATCTAATATTTTACTGACAGGTGTATACTGACAGGATTCAAGGTGACAAGCTTGGCTAAATATTTTAGTGGGTGTCAGCTGTCATGACATATTTTAAACTGTAAGCAGCATCAAGCTTACATGGGTAAACATGTAAAAAGATCATAGTTCTCACAGGCTTGTTGGCTTCTGAGCTTCGGTTTCAAGTTAGGTTCGGGTGATAAGCACTGAAACAGCTCACTAGGCTGCAAGAAAAACCTCCAATGGctgaagccagagaggccaaaacagtaaaaatgacaATCTACTGATACAATGCACTGTTTGGCAGGATGTTCAGAACAGGAACAATACAGTCCTCTAcacaaaagattaaaaaaaaaacctcatgtGCAGGACATAACTGCATTGCATAACCTGGTGAATAGAATTCAGGCCATTTAAAGTTtatattctaaaaaaaaataaaaaaaaatcgcCCTCTATGACGCATTTGTCACAGACCAAAGCTTCTGGGTTTGATATTCAGTTGAGCTAAATCAGCTGTATTAAAACTTTAAACTGTAATTTGGCCTGCAAATTAACCACCCCTGAAACAAACACTGTGCACCTTTTGTTGAAAAACAATACTATGCAATACATCTTCACATAAAATAACAGACACTGTTGATAAAGACAAGCAAACATTAGATCAATGAACTTATGGCAACTCGACCCAATTCAGATTAGCAGTACCCTGTGGATCACATGGAATGAATGGATAAGTGTAAACTTATGAACAACCTCAATagacaaagaacaaaacaatatataatTTACCAGTGCAAATTTAAACCATACGCAATTcttagaaaacacaaaaacatttacagtcTAGATTCATTAAGCCACTTAGGAAGATGGCTGAGGTGGTCATACATTTTCCACTAGTGTCCATATGGAATGTTGCTGGAAGCCTGAGGTTTGCCAAGTCAGTCATTTCAGTTGATTTTCTTTTCATATAGTAATGTGTGTTTGATTTTACTGTGACCTAGCAGAGAAGCAGCGCATGTACTCCGTCAGCCAGGGATTGTAGTCTGGGATGATTTTGCTTTTGCTCATCTTCTCCAAGTCAGCAGACTTTGCCCTCCGTTTGTCATCTCTTTTCATATGCTTCTCCACCTCTCGTCTGTTTTTTGCTCGTAGTGCTGACTCATAGATCTAGGCAGAGGAACAGACAACTTGAACCAGCACATCTAATAAATcaatttaagtaaaaaaaaaatgttctctttGATATTTAACCCAGAGGACTCCAGGTACACCACTGAGAGTAAACACTAGACAGATACAAGGTAACACAATGTATTGCTGGCACTCCttatttttggaacattttaaaagtgtagaaCCTAAACCTCACCCCATCATATTGAACGAAACTATTAACTGTGTAAATGGTTACACCTCTAACAcatggatggacagatagatggatcagacagatagagagatgaTACAGTGATACAGCAATGTCTCAATCTGATACATTATTtgatacagcaaaaatgaaGAGTGCCCAAAAATCTGTCTTATGTTCATATgttaaagtttccatttttagTTTATGCGTGCATTCAACATaataaaagtgcattttttttatatatataatgtgctaCACACAAGTTAATATGTTGGACCCGGGCTAATACACGCCTGCAAATAGTGTACTATACTAACCCCTTTGTGAACTTGAATTGTTAATCATGATCAAATGATTTTCTATTGCAATACAGCTTTTTGtccatagaagaacccttgaaggcaGAATGCACACTCGCTGGTTGAGAAGCAGCTCACCTCCTTCGTTGAAGCAGCAGGACCCACATTATGAGTTTTTTTGGAGGCCacctctgcctgtctctctcctgATCCATACATAGCAAAAGGGTGCCTGATTTCTTTGTCGGTGTCTTTGGTTGTTCCCATGTCTTTGGTTATTTGAGGCTTGGTTTTAGACTTGCTTGGCTTGTGTGACTGGCGGGGTTTGCTCTTGGTCTTGCCCTGGGCCCAGGTATCTGACTCTGGTTGGAACACAGAGGTGACAGGTGAagcttctctgcttttctcttcctccttctcctgAACTTCAATATCTCCTGTGACGTGTTCTGTGACGGAGAAGAGATTTATTGAGTTCATAAATTTTATAGTCATAATACGGTTATTGTGATGAAGGTTAAACTTTGATGAGGCCCACTGCATTATTATAAAGCTACACCCTGTGGTAATTACAGTGTTAAAGAGTTAGAGTTTCACAAAGTGCCTACCTATAATAGGGGACTGTATGATCTCTCTGTCGTGCACTGGTTCAGGCTGGTCAGGAGCAGCTGCCTCTTGTGTTTCCTTCGCAGATCGAGGTGCTGGTGAAGTTTCCTCCTTCAACTGCAGTGGCTCAACTTTACTTTTGCTCAAAGGTGTAGATTTACCACTAGACTCAGTGTCACTTCCCCATTCCCCCCAAAACCAAGGGTTATGAGCTTGCTCCAGGAGTCGCCTGGATAGCCTGTACTTCACCAGGTCCTCATAACATTTTGCATACGTTTCCCATTTCGGATCCTTGAATTTCTTCATATATTCCGATCTTATCCGCTTTGTCACCATATTCCTCCACTCTTAACGCTGTAAAGGAAGATGGTTCAAAATCAGCCACTTTCCGGCAAGGCGACACGGCAACACATCATGTATATAAGGACGCTGTGTACACCAGCTCCTAGTGCTCGCCTGCGccgtgttgtttttttttctgcccagCGCCTCCCGCCCcgacatttaaataaaaacacttctgaAGGCGAAGCGTTTTCCTGAGAGGAAGCCAATGGCTGACCAGCTTCTTCTACTCCTATGACACACCCCTTCACGGACCCGCCTGCTTAAGCTATGGCGCCTTTACTCTTTGAGTCACCCATTTAATCTAGTTAACTACAGGTCTaaacaacaaagcaaaataCGACGCGATAATCCTATCAGCTTTTTATGGTTCAAACTGCAATAATCGAGGCATAGTCCGTGTGACTGGTACACATTAGCTTAAATAAGGCGTCGTCGTAGCTGGCTAGCCCCGTGTTTACAATGTTGTGGAGTTCGTTAATGAAGGATCCGTGAACAGCCTGTAGACGATAACGGCCTAAAATAACTATAGCAGTTTGTGTCAACAGTCCACGGATACAACAGGATATCGGTAAACGTATTTTTGATTAATCAACATAACCCCAGTTCATTCTAATGTGAAGGAAGTAGGAACCGCTAAAATAGGGCTTTTACTTACTGTTTTTGCTTGTCAGCGAAGACGAACTGAAGCAGGTGGTGTTTGTAGCCGTGCTGGTGGTGCTGCTGCTTTGGGCTGCTCGGGTTTGTCTCCGCCAGGTGGTGAAAGACGGGGTTGAATACAGCAAGAGGGTCGGGGAGTGAGTGGAGTGTAATATAAGTAATATATTATGTACATACAAATACTTTGTTTTTGGTCATGTCTAAAATGCTCGTC from Pygocentrus nattereri isolate fPygNat1 chromosome 5, fPygNat1.pri, whole genome shotgun sequence carries:
- the ccsapb gene encoding centriole, cilia and spindle-associated protein — protein: MVTKRIRSEYMKKFKDPKWETYAKCYEDLVKYRLSRRLLEQAHNPWFWGEWGSDTESSGKSTPLSKSKVEPLQLKEETSPAPRSAKETQEAAAPDQPEPVHDREIIQSPIIEHVTGDIEVQEKEEEKSREASPVTSVFQPESDTWAQGKTKSKPRQSHKPSKSKTKPQITKDMGTTKDTDKEIRHPFAMYGSGERQAEVASKKTHNVGPAASTKEIYESALRAKNRREVEKHMKRDDKRRAKSADLEKMSKSKIIPDYNPWLTEYMRCFSARSQ